In the Wenzhouxiangella sp. XN24 genome, one interval contains:
- a CDS encoding EexN family lipoprotein, producing the protein MRTALLVLGTALLLGGCTEKKTLSVVDFLENEAVLYGTLTRCNEDPSGMDPRECSNARQAAERIAAIEERTMREAREQAFESARAEYREQLEQERELRIRAEEEAEAARLEALTTSSEGPADVGTADGGAGGTTDAQAPADVAPPEPDDQPAEDPPG; encoded by the coding sequence ATGAGAACTGCGTTGCTTGTGCTGGGCACCGCCCTGTTGCTGGGCGGGTGTACCGAAAAGAAGACCCTTTCGGTGGTGGATTTCCTGGAGAACGAGGCCGTGCTCTACGGCACCCTGACTCGTTGCAACGAAGACCCCTCTGGAATGGATCCGCGGGAGTGCTCGAACGCGCGCCAGGCGGCAGAGCGCATCGCAGCCATCGAGGAACGCACCATGCGCGAGGCGCGCGAACAGGCGTTCGAGAGCGCGCGGGCCGAATACCGGGAACAGCTCGAACAGGAACGTGAATTGCGCATCCGGGCGGAGGAAGAAGCAGAGGCTGCGCGGCTGGAAGCGCTGACCACGTCGAGCGAAGGCCCGGCGGATGTCGGGACTGCGGACGGCGGCGCGGGCGGGACCACGGATGCACAGGCCCCCGCAGATGTGGCGCCGCCCGAGCCCGACGATCAGCCGGCGGAGGACCCGCCAGGCTGA
- a CDS encoding AAA-like domain-containing protein encodes MTSSGDTPKREAREPARAIRGRRAEDFFVAGGPVAPDRPCYVTRPTDRELLERLAARDYCHVIAPRFSGKSSLVARAASRLRADGQLAAIIDVSQLGSRDGSTDVGRWYYGLAYRVLRDLRLNVDLQAWWQERMPLSPAQRLGEFFWEIVLGASRAPVTIFLDEIDSVEQLDYATELFGIVRGCHDARAGEPEYHRLSFVLLGAALPAGKARRAGLAAAEIGVGLELPDFRFDEARPLADGLGLPAGDAERALYRILYWTSGHPYLTQKLCQAVARSTVPVSSDAAVDKLVAARFFTRNAITRETSTSRVLDSLDRAHELARPALRLYKRIRRERRPKYEAGNPKHELLRVCGLVKVTDERRLVVRNRIYAEVFSHRWAREALPPEWGKFGRVAALVLLALGSVWAYVEVLPRPYEQTLRVASVELEEATEAWSAMRRIPGFAQRADRLLARVLTRQGRQAAAWPDMVLIDERMRALPGYEARADALLVDYWERRAALAEAAEERDEALLYRLRANVAGPTADAGRAIELSGGGYRQLQSVIRPAGVVEAVAPADGRSLVTLSAGNMVERWDRATGLPAGPAALPLLAEEFVTVRRRVSLEAEGQVAGLSVELRLDHPRPQDLQASLVAPSGRNASLPLGEIAEAGGVLLIDEAQAPGLRALRGEPTLGTWQLEITDRVGGEPGFLRGWSLSASPDPGHGAEDLPENPLLLPPPSLTSAVQAALAPRGSVVAALPRNVAASGRLHIWDVNASVSLGRFDVAAAERWVGFADERTLMLVERLAAGDALRVLEVDGSERFGYRAPGGFVTAPAVSPDGRYLAIAEADQRSASIRELESGREVFRLGGAAEVSALAVSSGALLLAVADRGDVVRVWHATDGMLLDELVPGAPVVALGFDPSGRYLASVDEAGERRVWDLAASRAELVLVRPGGARAPFGFDRSGRRVALPAAAGGYEVWTLPERAPGEPLLAQGSHAGRATAQGTKDRAPWQASLFTEQDELLTGHGSRSVRLWSLGDAVPGAELPPVAPVVALAASGLRVGTGLPDGRVLLRTRDPTSLELRQTIVTGGDARHGGPVTAMAFSPDGDRIASVGADGSVLLWDAGSGAQIGALFQHGSGEVHSIDLGPDGRRLLTAGALGARSWDAESGQPGAALGAGRAVNVVAFDPSGLRAFTGTPAGDVESWDVASGERLWSDAVDEPVTRLAISHDGRSIAVAGAAGLVRAWGFGADGRVSSVTLPTPVRNLQYSPDGAALLAQTDAWIHRFEPAEGRLVVTTSRLLSASMPPTAWRSGAADGSRIVFVGGPDSGKMMLFDLERAQRPPEEWQPDLAQWQQKLKLYFSAEGQLRTGIASPSAVPAAGPSSGDTP; translated from the coding sequence ATGACGTCATCCGGCGATACCCCGAAGCGCGAGGCCCGTGAGCCTGCACGAGCGATCCGTGGCCGCCGCGCGGAGGATTTTTTTGTCGCGGGCGGGCCCGTGGCGCCCGATCGCCCCTGTTACGTCACGCGGCCCACCGACCGCGAGCTGCTCGAGCGGCTGGCCGCGCGGGACTACTGCCATGTCATCGCGCCACGATTCTCGGGCAAGAGCAGCCTGGTGGCGCGTGCGGCGAGCCGCCTGCGCGCCGATGGGCAGCTGGCGGCCATCATCGATGTTTCACAGCTCGGCAGCCGCGACGGTTCCACCGACGTGGGGCGCTGGTATTACGGCCTGGCCTACCGGGTGCTGCGTGACCTGCGCCTGAACGTCGACCTGCAAGCCTGGTGGCAGGAGCGCATGCCGCTGTCGCCCGCCCAGCGCCTGGGCGAATTCTTCTGGGAGATCGTGCTCGGGGCGAGCCGCGCGCCGGTGACCATCTTTCTCGACGAAATCGACAGCGTCGAGCAGCTCGACTATGCGACCGAGTTGTTCGGTATCGTCCGGGGCTGTCATGACGCGCGAGCCGGCGAGCCGGAATATCATCGCCTGTCGTTCGTCCTGCTCGGCGCGGCCCTGCCCGCCGGCAAGGCGCGTCGGGCCGGCCTCGCGGCCGCCGAGATCGGGGTGGGCCTCGAGCTGCCGGACTTCCGTTTCGACGAGGCGCGGCCACTGGCGGACGGGCTCGGCCTGCCGGCGGGTGACGCCGAGCGCGCCCTCTACCGGATCCTCTACTGGACCTCGGGTCATCCTTACCTGACGCAGAAGCTCTGCCAGGCGGTGGCGCGCAGCACCGTGCCGGTCAGTTCCGACGCGGCTGTGGACAAGCTGGTCGCGGCACGGTTCTTCACGCGCAACGCGATCACCCGGGAGACCAGCACGAGTCGTGTGCTGGACAGCCTGGATCGGGCCCACGAGCTGGCCCGTCCTGCGCTACGCCTGTACAAGCGCATCCGCAGGGAGCGTCGTCCCAAGTACGAGGCCGGCAATCCGAAACACGAACTGCTGCGGGTGTGTGGCCTGGTCAAAGTGACCGACGAACGTCGCCTGGTGGTCAGGAACAGGATTTACGCCGAAGTTTTCTCCCATCGCTGGGCGCGCGAGGCCTTGCCGCCGGAATGGGGAAAGTTCGGGCGGGTGGCCGCGCTCGTTCTGCTCGCTCTCGGCAGCGTGTGGGCTTATGTCGAAGTCCTGCCGCGGCCTTACGAGCAGACGTTGCGCGTCGCCTCGGTCGAACTGGAGGAGGCCACGGAGGCCTGGTCGGCGATGCGCAGGATTCCCGGCTTCGCGCAACGCGCGGATCGACTGCTCGCCCGCGTGCTGACTCGCCAGGGGCGCCAGGCGGCGGCCTGGCCGGACATGGTGCTGATCGACGAGCGTATGCGTGCCTTGCCGGGTTACGAGGCCCGCGCCGATGCGCTCCTGGTGGATTACTGGGAACGCCGTGCCGCGCTCGCCGAGGCGGCCGAAGAGCGTGACGAGGCGCTCCTGTATCGCCTGCGCGCCAACGTGGCCGGGCCGACGGCTGACGCCGGGCGCGCGATCGAACTGTCCGGGGGAGGCTACCGGCAACTCCAGAGCGTGATTCGTCCCGCCGGCGTCGTGGAGGCGGTGGCGCCGGCGGACGGACGCAGTCTCGTGACCCTGTCTGCGGGGAACATGGTGGAGCGCTGGGACCGGGCGACCGGTTTGCCCGCGGGACCGGCGGCGTTGCCGCTGCTCGCCGAAGAATTCGTTACCGTGCGGCGCCGCGTGAGCCTGGAAGCCGAGGGACAGGTTGCCGGGCTTTCGGTCGAGTTGCGCCTCGATCATCCGCGCCCGCAGGACCTGCAGGCCTCGCTCGTCGCGCCATCCGGACGCAACGCGTCGCTGCCGCTGGGCGAGATTGCCGAGGCCGGCGGGGTGCTGCTGATCGACGAGGCGCAGGCGCCCGGGTTGCGTGCGTTGCGCGGCGAGCCGACGCTGGGCACCTGGCAACTCGAAATCACCGACCGCGTGGGTGGAGAGCCGGGTTTCCTGCGCGGCTGGAGCCTGAGCGCGTCGCCGGATCCGGGGCACGGTGCCGAGGATCTCCCGGAGAACCCGTTATTGTTGCCGCCGCCGAGCCTGACCTCCGCCGTCCAGGCCGCGCTGGCTCCCCGCGGCTCGGTGGTGGCGGCATTACCGCGCAACGTAGCGGCGAGCGGCCGACTGCACATATGGGATGTCAACGCGTCGGTATCGCTGGGACGTTTCGACGTGGCGGCCGCGGAGCGATGGGTCGGTTTCGCCGACGAGCGGACCTTGATGCTGGTGGAGCGCCTGGCGGCGGGAGATGCCCTGCGCGTGCTGGAGGTCGATGGCAGCGAGCGCTTCGGCTACCGGGCGCCGGGCGGTTTCGTCACGGCGCCGGCGGTGTCACCGGACGGCCGTTACCTGGCGATAGCAGAGGCCGACCAGCGCAGCGCCTCGATCCGCGAACTCGAATCCGGCCGAGAGGTATTCCGCCTGGGAGGCGCCGCGGAAGTCTCCGCGCTCGCGGTGTCGTCCGGCGCCCTGTTGCTGGCAGTCGCGGATCGCGGTGACGTGGTGCGCGTCTGGCATGCCACCGACGGCATGCTGCTCGACGAACTCGTGCCCGGCGCGCCTGTTGTCGCGCTGGGATTCGATCCTTCCGGCCGTTATCTTGCGAGCGTGGACGAGGCGGGCGAGAGGCGCGTCTGGGACCTGGCCGCATCCCGGGCGGAACTCGTACTCGTGCGGCCCGGCGGCGCGCGGGCGCCGTTTGGCTTCGACCGCAGCGGGCGCCGCGTAGCGCTGCCTGCGGCGGCTGGCGGTTACGAGGTCTGGACTCTTCCCGAGCGGGCGCCGGGCGAGCCGCTTCTCGCGCAGGGCAGCCATGCCGGGCGGGCTACCGCCCAAGGCACGAAGGACCGGGCGCCGTGGCAGGCGAGCCTGTTCACGGAACAAGACGAACTGCTTACCGGGCATGGGTCGCGGAGCGTGCGCCTCTGGTCGCTGGGCGATGCGGTTCCGGGGGCCGAGTTACCGCCCGTGGCACCCGTCGTGGCGCTGGCAGCATCGGGTCTGCGCGTGGGTACGGGGCTGCCGGACGGCCGGGTCCTGCTGCGAACGCGCGACCCGACATCGCTGGAACTGCGCCAGACGATCGTCACCGGGGGTGATGCGCGTCATGGCGGCCCGGTGACCGCGATGGCGTTTTCCCCGGACGGCGATCGCATCGCCAGCGTCGGCGCCGACGGCAGCGTGCTGCTATGGGATGCGGGCAGCGGGGCGCAGATCGGCGCTCTGTTCCAGCATGGCAGCGGCGAGGTGCACAGCATCGACCTGGGTCCCGACGGACGCCGCCTGTTGACGGCGGGCGCACTCGGCGCGCGCAGCTGGGACGCAGAGAGCGGTCAACCCGGCGCGGCCCTGGGTGCGGGACGTGCTGTCAACGTGGTCGCCTTCGACCCTTCGGGCTTGAGGGCTTTCACCGGGACGCCCGCCGGCGATGTGGAAAGCTGGGATGTCGCGAGCGGCGAGCGGCTCTGGTCCGATGCCGTGGACGAGCCGGTCACCCGGCTGGCGATCAGCCATGACGGCCGGAGCATCGCGGTGGCAGGGGCCGCGGGGCTGGTTCGTGCCTGGGGGTTCGGCGCGGATGGACGGGTATCGAGCGTGACGCTCCCGACGCCGGTGCGAAACCTGCAGTATTCGCCCGACGGCGCCGCGTTGCTGGCACAGACGGATGCCTGGATCCATCGGTTCGAGCCGGCCGAGGGCCGCCTGGTGGTCACGACGAGCCGACTGCTGTCTGCCAGCATGCCGCCCACCGCATGGCGCAGCGGCGCGGCCGACGGCTCCCGCATCGTATTCGTCGGTGGACCGGACAGCGGCAAGATGATGCTGTTCGACCTGGAGCGTGCCCAACGGCCGCCCGAGGAATGGCAGCCGGACCTGGCGCAGTGGCAGCAGAAACTGAAGCTGTATTTCTCGGCGGAAGGCCAACTGCGTACCGGTATCGCATCACCATCCGCTGTGCCGGCCGCCGGTCCATCGTCCGGCGACACGCCATGA
- a CDS encoding TonB-dependent receptor, translating into MQKRLHMGPGATRAFVMLVAALPGMHAAATELDPVTVTATRSAAPIVATPGNAGLIGAESIEAVAPTHASELFWRVPGTWITRNSGQESLVAIRSPVLSGPGACGAFLFLEDGIPSRPAGFCNVNQLFELNLAQARAVEVIRGPGSSLYGSNALHGIVNVLMPAPGDGRDYVSIDGGPADYVRGRFSGGRWDGARGFRVTGQLAHDGGWRDATGYEQAKVNGIWRARAGDTEREISLAATTLDQETAGFIEGFRAYRDAAARQSNPNPEAFREADSLRIAGAWRREDGVARLEIRPYLRASDMRFLQHFLPGQPLEENGQVSGGVQVTARRAAAGGMLHYGIDAEIVTGRLEQSQSGPTTGLPPPVAARRPPGQHYDYEVRAHSLAPWLHWERPLGDRWSLGLGLRGESLRYDYDNRMLDGNSRDDGSECPGGCLYTRPADRDDRFDNLAPKLTLGWRPAARQLAWVAARRGFRAPQATELYRLQSGQVVADLSSETIDSLELGWRGYAGTLAWELAAYRMDKRNFIFRDGDGFNVADGRTRHVGMEVSLQWQLSARLRLETDLSFARHTWRFDRDVGRGEIIVSGNDTDSAPRRFSSTRLGWEGRRGLRAELEWISMGPYWLDAVNSARYAGHDLLHLRLTQPLRQGLYVALRLHNVANAEYAERADFAFGEYRYFPGRDRSLFIELGWRAH; encoded by the coding sequence ATGCAGAAACGGCTTCACATGGGGCCCGGCGCCACGCGGGCCTTTGTCATGCTCGTCGCCGCCCTGCCCGGGATGCATGCCGCAGCTACGGAACTGGATCCCGTCACCGTCACGGCGACACGCTCCGCGGCTCCGATCGTGGCCACACCCGGAAACGCAGGGCTGATCGGCGCAGAGAGCATCGAGGCCGTCGCGCCCACCCATGCCTCGGAGCTGTTCTGGCGCGTGCCGGGCACCTGGATCACGCGCAACAGCGGCCAGGAAAGCCTCGTCGCGATCCGCTCGCCGGTGTTGTCGGGGCCGGGCGCCTGCGGTGCATTCCTGTTCCTGGAAGACGGCATCCCGTCTCGACCTGCCGGATTCTGCAACGTGAATCAACTCTTCGAACTCAACCTTGCCCAGGCACGGGCGGTCGAGGTGATTCGCGGCCCCGGGAGCTCGCTGTATGGTTCCAACGCACTGCACGGGATCGTCAACGTCCTGATGCCCGCTCCCGGAGACGGCCGCGATTACGTGTCCATCGACGGCGGACCCGCGGATTACGTGCGCGGGCGTTTCAGCGGCGGGCGCTGGGACGGCGCGCGTGGATTTCGTGTCACCGGCCAGCTCGCCCACGATGGCGGGTGGCGGGACGCGACGGGTTACGAGCAGGCCAAGGTCAATGGCATCTGGCGGGCTCGCGCAGGCGATACGGAGCGAGAGATCTCGCTGGCCGCCACGACCCTGGACCAGGAGACGGCCGGCTTCATCGAGGGATTTCGCGCGTATCGCGACGCCGCGGCACGCCAGAGCAACCCGAACCCAGAGGCCTTTCGCGAGGCCGACAGCCTCAGGATCGCCGGCGCCTGGCGGCGCGAGGACGGCGTGGCGCGACTCGAGATCCGGCCGTATCTGCGCGCCAGCGACATGCGTTTCCTGCAGCACTTCCTTCCCGGACAGCCGCTGGAGGAAAACGGCCAGGTGAGCGGAGGAGTCCAGGTCACTGCGCGCCGGGCCGCCGCGGGCGGCATGCTGCATTACGGCATCGATGCGGAGATCGTCACTGGCCGCCTCGAGCAGTCCCAGTCCGGCCCGACCACGGGGCTGCCGCCGCCTGTCGCCGCCCGGCGCCCGCCGGGCCAGCACTACGACTACGAGGTACGCGCGCACAGCCTGGCGCCCTGGCTGCACTGGGAGCGCCCGCTGGGAGATCGGTGGAGCCTCGGGCTGGGACTGCGGGGCGAAAGCCTCCGCTATGACTACGACAATCGCATGCTCGACGGCAACAGCCGTGACGACGGCAGCGAATGCCCCGGGGGCTGTCTCTACACGCGTCCGGCCGATCGTGACGACCGCTTCGACAACCTGGCGCCCAAGCTGACGCTCGGCTGGCGGCCGGCGGCGCGACAGCTGGCGTGGGTGGCGGCCCGGCGCGGCTTCCGTGCCCCCCAGGCGACCGAGCTGTACCGCCTGCAGAGCGGCCAGGTCGTGGCGGATCTCTCGAGCGAGACCATCGACAGCCTGGAGCTAGGCTGGCGTGGCTATGCGGGGACGCTGGCCTGGGAGCTGGCGGCTTACCGGATGGACAAGCGCAATTTCATCTTCCGCGACGGCGACGGCTTCAACGTCGCGGACGGACGCACCCGTCACGTCGGCATGGAAGTCTCGTTGCAGTGGCAGCTGAGCGCCCGGCTGCGGCTGGAGACGGACCTGAGCTTCGCGCGCCATACCTGGCGTTTCGATCGGGACGTCGGACGCGGCGAGATCATTGTCTCGGGCAATGACACCGATTCCGCGCCGCGCCGCTTCTCCAGCACGCGGCTCGGCTGGGAAGGACGGCGAGGCCTGCGTGCCGAGCTCGAGTGGATCTCCATGGGCCCCTACTGGCTGGATGCCGTGAACTCGGCGCGCTACGCGGGCCATGACCTGCTGCACCTGCGGCTCACGCAGCCCTTGCGCCAGGGCCTCTATGTCGCCCTGCGGCTGCACAACGTGGCGAATGCCGAATACGCGGAACGAGCCGACTTCGCCTTCGGGGAGTATCGCTATTTTCCCGGTCGCGACCGCAGCCTGTTCATCGAGCTCGGGTGGCGCGCGCATTGA
- a CDS encoding PLDc N-terminal domain-containing protein encodes MMVEITGLLGLIILILDVYAIVKTVQSNASTGAKVAWVVVILLLPVLGLLLWFLFGPKG; translated from the coding sequence ATCATGGTAGAAATCACCGGCCTCCTGGGCCTCATCATTCTGATTCTCGACGTCTACGCCATCGTCAAGACGGTGCAGAGCAACGCGTCCACCGGGGCGAAAGTGGCCTGGGTGGTGGTGATCCTGCTCCTCCCCGTGCTCGGCCTGCTGCTCTGGTTCCTGTTCGGACCGAAGGGCTGA
- a CDS encoding CBS domain-containing protein, producing MNTIRTILKNKKSDEIWSVAPGETVLEAITLMAKLRIGALLVMEGEELVGILSERDYARKIILQGRRSRDTRVEEIMTREVMTATRDMTAQHCLGMMTRGYFRHLPVVEDGRVVGLVSIGDLVKMVIADQEAVINELQRYVTG from the coding sequence ATGAACACCATCCGGACGATCCTGAAGAACAAGAAGAGCGACGAGATCTGGTCGGTCGCCCCGGGCGAGACCGTGCTCGAGGCTATCACGCTCATGGCGAAACTGCGCATCGGCGCGCTGCTCGTCATGGAGGGCGAAGAGCTCGTGGGAATTCTGTCGGAACGGGATTACGCCCGCAAGATCATTCTCCAGGGGCGTCGCTCGCGCGACACGCGTGTCGAGGAAATCATGACGCGCGAGGTCATGACGGCCACCCGCGACATGACGGCGCAACACTGCCTCGGCATGATGACGCGCGGCTATTTCCGTCATCTGCCGGTCGTGGAGGACGGGCGCGTCGTCGGGCTCGTGTCGATCGGCGACCTCGTCAAGATGGTGATCGCGGACCAGGAAGCGGTCATCAACGAGTTGCAACGCTACGTGACCGGCTGA
- a CDS encoding S9 family peptidase — MPVSRLASAAILAAVLGLAACAQTRGVMPPEPVAGERPFTVLSPQGQRDDPWYWLRDDTRSEPDVIAYLEAENAYYAAWESGRRETVDTLYEELVGRLKQDDATVPVFDRGYFYYTRFEEGQEHPIHARRKAGGEEEILLDGNAMAAGHDYFDIGDYAVSDDNRLLAWMEDTVGRRQYVVKVRDLETGELLVDEITGVSSFAWAADSRHLFYVENHPVTLLSYRVRRHELGSTGADPIVYEEPDNEFYTGIGRSRSGDYVAIYLNSTEATEMRILEADDPRGEFRVFLPRERGHLYSADHVSDRWIVRSNREAPNYRLMSVPVGAENDFSQWTDIIPHSEDVFIEDHLVFDTFMAVGERSGGLQRVRVRTWSGEEFYVPADEAAATTWATGNANPRLDTTTLRYAYTSMTTPVSVFDLDITTGERELRKQQPVLGTFDPADYRSERLWAPARDGELIPVSLVYHKNTPLDGSAPLYQYGYGAYGSSRDPDFSAHRLSLLDRGFVYAVAHIRGGQDMGRRWYDDGRLLNKMNTFTDFIDVTRFLVAEGYAAPERVYAMGGSAGGLLVGAVANMAPELYAGIVAHVPFVDVVTTMLDETIPLTTNEFDEWGNPQFAPWYETMLSYSPYDNVTAQQYPPMLVTTGLHDSQVQYWEPAKWVAKLRATRSNDALLLFRTTMTAGHGGSSGRFESLRELAQEYAFVLYLDGLEK; from the coding sequence ATGCCCGTGTCCCGACTCGCCAGTGCCGCGATTCTGGCCGCCGTGCTCGGCCTCGCCGCCTGCGCGCAGACCCGGGGCGTCATGCCGCCGGAGCCCGTGGCCGGGGAGCGGCCATTCACCGTGCTGTCACCGCAGGGCCAGCGCGACGATCCGTGGTACTGGTTGCGGGACGACACCCGCAGTGAACCCGATGTCATCGCCTACCTGGAGGCCGAAAACGCCTATTACGCGGCCTGGGAATCCGGTCGCAGGGAGACGGTGGACACGCTTTATGAAGAACTGGTCGGCCGCCTGAAACAGGACGATGCCACCGTGCCCGTGTTCGATCGCGGCTATTTTTATTACACCCGATTCGAGGAAGGCCAGGAACACCCGATCCACGCACGGCGCAAGGCCGGCGGGGAGGAGGAGATCCTGCTCGACGGCAACGCGATGGCGGCGGGCCATGACTACTTCGACATCGGCGACTACGCCGTCTCCGACGACAATCGCCTGCTCGCCTGGATGGAGGACACGGTCGGGCGGCGCCAGTACGTCGTCAAGGTAAGGGACCTGGAGACCGGCGAATTGCTGGTTGACGAGATCACCGGCGTCTCGAGCTTCGCCTGGGCCGCGGACAGCCGTCACCTGTTCTACGTCGAGAATCACCCTGTCACGCTGCTGTCCTATCGCGTGCGCCGCCATGAACTCGGGAGCACGGGCGCCGACCCGATCGTCTACGAGGAGCCCGACAACGAGTTCTACACCGGCATCGGTCGCAGCCGCTCGGGCGACTACGTCGCCATCTATCTGAATAGCACCGAAGCCACCGAGATGCGCATTCTCGAGGCCGATGATCCGCGTGGGGAGTTCAGGGTGTTCCTGCCGCGGGAGCGCGGGCACCTGTACAGTGCGGACCACGTGAGCGACCGCTGGATCGTCCGCAGCAACCGGGAGGCGCCCAACTACCGGCTGATGAGCGTGCCCGTGGGCGCGGAGAACGACTTCTCGCAGTGGACGGACATCATCCCTCACAGTGAGGACGTGTTCATCGAGGACCACCTGGTCTTCGACACCTTCATGGCCGTCGGCGAGCGCTCCGGGGGTTTGCAGCGCGTGCGGGTGCGCACCTGGTCCGGGGAGGAATTCTACGTCCCGGCCGACGAAGCCGCGGCGACGACCTGGGCCACCGGCAACGCGAATCCGCGCCTCGACACCACGACGCTGCGTTACGCCTACACCTCGATGACGACCCCCGTCTCGGTGTTCGATCTCGACATCACGACCGGCGAGCGGGAACTGCGCAAGCAACAACCCGTGCTCGGCACCTTCGACCCGGCCGACTACCGCAGCGAGCGCCTTTGGGCGCCGGCGCGCGACGGCGAGCTGATTCCCGTGTCTCTCGTCTACCACAAGAACACGCCGCTGGACGGCAGCGCGCCGCTCTACCAGTACGGCTACGGCGCCTATGGTTCGAGCCGCGACCCGGATTTCAGCGCGCACCGCCTGTCGCTCCTCGACCGGGGCTTCGTCTATGCGGTGGCACATATCCGTGGCGGCCAGGACATGGGCCGGCGCTGGTACGACGATGGGCGGCTGCTGAACAAGATGAACACCTTTACCGACTTCATCGACGTCACGCGCTTCCTCGTCGCAGAGGGCTACGCTGCGCCGGAGCGTGTCTACGCCATGGGCGGTTCGGCCGGCGGCCTGCTGGTCGGGGCGGTCGCCAACATGGCGCCGGAACTCTACGCAGGCATCGTGGCGCACGTGCCCTTCGTCGACGTCGTAACCACCATGCTCGACGAAACGATTCCGCTGACCACCAACGAGTTCGACGAGTGGGGCAATCCGCAGTTCGCGCCCTGGTACGAGACCATGCTGTCCTACAGTCCCTATGACAACGTCACGGCGCAGCAATACCCGCCCATGCTCGTCACGACCGGCCTGCACGACTCCCAGGTCCAGTACTGGGAACCCGCCAAGTGGGTCGCGAAGCTGCGCGCCACCCGCAGCAATGATGCGCTGTTGCTGTTTCGCACGACGATGACGGCAGGGCATGGCGGAAGCAGCGGCCGTTTCGAGTCCTTGCGCGAACTGGCGCAGGAATACGCGTTCGTGCTCTACCTCGACGGCCTCGAAAAATGA
- a CDS encoding MFS transporter, with amino-acid sequence MFDFANQAYTLLIITVVFGDLFTRVIVGNDGDYRLGNFLWSVALSTSYLLVVICAPIAGAIMDYTASKKRFLFASYLLTVVATAALYFVAPGYALLGVLLLIVSNFGYSIGEAFIASFLPDLGPPEDLGKISGFGWALGYIGGMASAVFVLLVLGEVSAENFERIRWVGPWAAGFFLVAAIPTFLWVKERGKPRRRPPGTGYFAIGIARIRSTLVDLEGHRDLAVLLLSTFFAMSGIYIIITYAFIYGAQVIGWESSVRTLMFVIVQITAAIGALGFGFIQDHLGGKRTYQITLLMWIAAIVLIYLTPGIATFLSAVLGTPVQAQYVFLVVGIMAGLSLGSCQSATRTLVGLFSPLSRTAEFFGFWGLALKLAGFFGLLAIGLLQALLGLQTAVLFCVLLVAVALFASRRIDEARGRWVAEHAPAD; translated from the coding sequence ATGTTCGATTTCGCCAACCAGGCGTATACGCTGCTGATCATCACGGTGGTCTTCGGCGACCTGTTCACGCGGGTGATCGTCGGCAACGACGGCGATTATCGCCTGGGCAATTTCCTCTGGAGCGTGGCGCTCTCCACGAGTTACCTGCTCGTGGTCATATGCGCACCGATCGCCGGCGCCATCATGGACTACACCGCTTCGAAGAAGCGTTTCCTGTTCGCCAGTTACCTGCTCACGGTCGTCGCGACGGCCGCGCTGTACTTTGTCGCGCCCGGCTACGCCCTGCTCGGCGTGTTGCTGCTCATCGTCTCGAATTTCGGCTATTCCATCGGCGAGGCCTTCATCGCCAGTTTCCTGCCCGATCTCGGCCCGCCCGAGGACCTCGGCAAGATTTCCGGCTTCGGCTGGGCCCTCGGCTACATCGGCGGCATGGCGTCCGCGGTTTTCGTGCTCCTCGTGCTCGGCGAGGTCAGCGCCGAGAACTTCGAGCGGATCCGCTGGGTCGGGCCATGGGCCGCGGGGTTCTTCCTGGTCGCGGCCATCCCCACCTTCCTGTGGGTGAAGGAACGCGGCAAGCCCCGCAGGCGCCCCCCGGGAACCGGTTACTTCGCCATCGGCATCGCCCGCATCCGCTCCACCCTGGTCGATCTCGAGGGCCACAGGGATCTTGCCGTGCTCCTGCTCTCGACCTTCTTCGCCATGAGCGGCATCTACATCATCATCACCTACGCGTTCATTTACGGCGCGCAGGTGATCGGCTGGGAAAGCAGCGTGCGGACGCTCATGTTCGTGATCGTGCAGATCACCGCGGCGATCGGGGCGCTGGGTTTCGGCTTCATCCAGGATCATCTCGGCGGGAAGCGCACCTACCAGATCACGCTCCTCATGTGGATCGCCGCCATCGTGCTGATCTACCTGACGCCCGGCATTGCAACGTTTCTGAGCGCAGTGCTCGGGACACCCGTGCAGGCGCAATACGTGTTCCTCGTGGTGGGCATCATGGCGGGCCTCAGCCTCGGCTCCTGCCAGTCCGCGACCCGTACACTCGTCGGCCTGTTCTCGCCCTTGTCGCGCACCGCGGAATTCTTCGGCTTCTGGGGCCTGGCCCTCAAGCTCGCCGGCTTTTTCGGCCTTCTCGCCATCGGCCTGCTGCAGGCCCTTCTCGGGCTCCAGACGGCCGTGCTGTTCTGTGTACTCCTCGTCGCCGTGGCCCTGTTCGCCAGTCGCCGCATCGACGAAGCCCGCGGCCGATGGGTTGCGGAACACGCCCCGGCGGATTGA